The Tardiphaga alba genome includes a window with the following:
- a CDS encoding error-prone DNA polymerase, protein MTIPAYAELGITTNFSFLHGGSHPQNYVQQASEIGLPIIGIADHNTLAGVVRAYDELGNKDIPHPPRLLIGARLVFIDGTPDIVVYPRNRDAYGRLCQLLSRGKLKADKGGCHLTLADLVDFAEGQLCILSLPHRFDKVTALKTLDHLTRACPDNVWIAASFWHHGDDKRRLARLERIAGTARVPLIATNEVLYHAYSQRPLQDVLTCIREKTTIDKVGRRLQANAERHLKSAIEMARLFRDYPDAIAETIRFSERITFTLGQLQYQYPDEPVPLGKTAQGHLEDLTWEGYRRHFPNTVDGKLEATLHKELALIRELAYAHYFLTVHDIVQYARSQNILCQGRGSAANSAVCYMLDITSVNPAEVDLLFERFISKERLEPPDIDVDFEHVRREEVLQYVYRRYGRHRAAIIATVIHYRPRSAIRDVGKALGLTEDVTSSLADTVWGSWGKGLNEMQVKQAGLDPSNPAIMQAVALAIQLIEFPRHLSQHVGGYVLTQDNLDTYVPIGNAAMDDRTFIEWDKDDVDTMKMMKVDVLALGMLTCIRRCFELIFRHKGRRYELKDIKAEADDAPSVFAMLQRGESLGVFQVESRAQMNMLPRLKPKTFYDLVIEVAIVRPGPIQGNMVHPYLKRREMREEDIEYPYPKGGDKDELKNVLKKTRGVPLFQEQAMRIAIEAAKFTSEEANGLRRAMATFRNVGTIGNFENKMVNQMINRGYDPVFAKSCFDQIKGFGSYGFPESHAASFAQLVYVSSWLKCFHPDVFCCGLLNSQPMGFYAPSQIVQDAQKNWVTVHPIDVSYSHSQNTLEDIGGKYHAVRLGFRQIDGFKWADADEERLRQSKTNPPSPSEDWGVRIVSAREKRAFTSLEDFARDTGLPKRALIMLADADAFRSIGLDRRAALWTVRRLPDDVALPLFEAATAREQPDENAAPLPQMPRAEEVVADYQTLRLSLKGHPMEFLRAMFAAEKVMTCAAVSASPNNTPARCAGVVLVRQRPGSAKGVIFMTLEDETGIANVVVWPKVMETFRKEVMGARLIWVEGRIQSSKERVVHLVAERLVDRSHELQRLSDNLAARPAIPLGPILAEPLNDDRREHPDNPAQRIRHPRDVRILPRSRDFH, encoded by the coding sequence ATGACCATTCCAGCCTATGCCGAACTCGGCATCACCACCAATTTCTCGTTCCTGCATGGCGGCTCGCATCCGCAAAATTATGTGCAACAGGCGAGTGAGATCGGTTTACCGATCATCGGCATCGCCGATCACAATACGCTGGCTGGCGTGGTGCGCGCCTATGATGAACTGGGCAACAAGGATATCCCGCATCCGCCGAGGCTGCTGATCGGTGCGCGTCTCGTCTTCATCGACGGCACGCCCGATATCGTCGTCTATCCCCGGAATCGCGACGCCTATGGGCGGCTATGCCAATTGCTCAGCCGTGGAAAGCTGAAGGCGGATAAAGGCGGCTGCCATCTCACGCTTGCCGATCTCGTCGATTTTGCTGAAGGACAACTCTGCATCCTTTCTTTGCCGCACCGCTTCGACAAAGTGACTGCGCTCAAAACGCTAGATCATCTGACACGAGCATGTCCCGACAATGTATGGATCGCCGCCAGCTTTTGGCATCATGGCGACGACAAGCGCCGCCTCGCACGGCTTGAACGCATTGCAGGCACGGCCCGCGTGCCGCTGATCGCGACCAACGAGGTTCTTTATCACGCCTATAGCCAGCGACCGCTGCAGGATGTTCTGACCTGCATTCGTGAGAAGACGACCATCGACAAGGTCGGCCGCCGGCTGCAGGCCAATGCCGAACGTCATCTCAAATCGGCAATTGAGATGGCGCGGCTGTTTCGTGATTATCCGGATGCGATCGCCGAAACGATCAGATTTTCGGAGCGCATCACCTTCACGCTCGGTCAGTTACAATACCAGTATCCCGATGAGCCCGTGCCGCTGGGAAAGACGGCGCAAGGTCATCTCGAAGACCTGACATGGGAAGGCTATCGCCGGCATTTTCCTAATACGGTCGATGGGAAGCTGGAAGCGACCTTACATAAGGAGCTCGCGCTGATCAGAGAGCTCGCATACGCACATTACTTTCTGACGGTGCACGACATCGTCCAATATGCACGCAGCCAGAATATTCTGTGTCAGGGCCGCGGCTCGGCAGCGAATTCCGCGGTCTGCTACATGCTCGACATCACCTCGGTGAATCCCGCCGAGGTCGATCTCCTGTTCGAACGCTTCATCTCCAAGGAGCGCCTGGAGCCGCCGGATATCGATGTCGATTTCGAACACGTCCGGCGCGAGGAAGTGTTGCAATATGTGTATCGCCGATACGGTCGTCACCGCGCGGCGATCATCGCCACCGTCATTCACTATCGCCCACGTTCTGCGATCCGCGATGTCGGCAAGGCGCTCGGCTTGACGGAGGACGTCACGTCATCTCTCGCGGACACCGTATGGGGAAGCTGGGGCAAGGGCCTCAACGAGATGCAGGTGAAACAGGCCGGTCTCGATCCCAGCAATCCCGCCATCATGCAAGCCGTAGCCCTTGCCATACAGCTCATCGAATTTCCGCGCCACCTGTCGCAGCATGTCGGCGGTTATGTGCTGACGCAGGACAATCTCGACACCTATGTGCCGATCGGCAATGCGGCGATGGATGACCGCACCTTCATCGAATGGGACAAGGACGATGTCGATACGATGAAGATGATGAAGGTCGACGTGCTCGCGCTGGGCATGCTGACCTGTATCCGCCGCTGTTTCGAACTTATTTTTCGCCACAAGGGGCGGCGGTACGAACTGAAGGATATCAAGGCGGAAGCAGATGATGCGCCTTCAGTATTCGCGATGCTCCAGCGTGGCGAATCTTTAGGCGTATTTCAAGTCGAGAGTCGAGCGCAAATGAATATGCTGCCGCGGCTTAAGCCGAAGACTTTCTATGACCTTGTCATCGAAGTTGCCATCGTGCGGCCCGGCCCGATACAGGGCAACATGGTGCATCCTTATCTAAAGCGAAGGGAGATGCGCGAAGAGGATATCGAATATCCATACCCAAAAGGCGGTGACAAAGACGAGCTCAAGAATGTCTTGAAAAAGACCCGGGGTGTTCCGCTGTTTCAGGAACAGGCGATGCGTATCGCCATCGAAGCAGCGAAGTTCACGTCAGAAGAAGCCAACGGCTTGCGACGCGCTATGGCGACATTTCGTAATGTCGGGACCATCGGAAATTTCGAAAATAAGATGGTCAATCAGATGATTAATCGCGGATATGATCCGGTTTTTGCCAAGAGCTGTTTTGATCAGATCAAGGGTTTCGGTAGCTACGGATTTCCGGAAAGCCATGCGGCTTCCTTTGCGCAACTTGTCTATGTGTCCTCATGGTTGAAGTGCTTTCATCCCGACGTGTTCTGCTGCGGCCTTCTGAACTCGCAGCCGATGGGTTTCTATGCGCCGTCGCAGATCGTGCAGGATGCGCAGAAAAATTGGGTGACGGTGCATCCGATTGATGTCTCGTACAGCCATTCGCAAAACACGCTCGAAGACATCGGAGGCAAATATCACGCCGTCCGCCTCGGTTTCCGCCAGATCGATGGTTTCAAATGGGCTGATGCTGATGAGGAGCGACTGAGGCAGAGCAAGACGAATCCGCCGTCTCCTTCCGAAGATTGGGGCGTCCGCATTGTCTCCGCGCGTGAGAAGCGCGCCTTTACCTCGCTGGAAGATTTTGCCCGCGATACCGGCCTGCCGAAACGCGCGCTGATCATGTTGGCCGATGCCGATGCGTTCCGCTCTATCGGCCTCGATCGCCGTGCCGCGCTGTGGACCGTGCGGCGCTTGCCGGATGATGTGGCGTTGCCGCTGTTCGAGGCGGCGACTGCGCGCGAGCAGCCCGATGAAAACGCGGCGCCGCTGCCGCAGATGCCGCGCGCCGAGGAGGTTGTCGCGGATTACCAGACCTTGCGCCTGTCGCTCAAAGGCCATCCGATGGAATTCTTGCGTGCGATGTTTGCCGCCGAGAAGGTCATGACCTGTGCGGCGGTCTCTGCGTCTCCCAACAACACGCCGGCACGCTGCGCCGGTGTCGTGCTGGTGCGGCAGCGGCCGGGCAGCGCCAAGGGCGTGATCTTCATGACGCTGGAGGACGAAACCGGCATCGCCAATGTGGTGGTGTGGCCGAAGGTGATGGAGACGTTTCGCAAGGAGGTGATGGGGGCGCGGCTGATCTGGGTCGAAGGCCGGATCCAGAGCAGCAAGGAGAGAGTGGTTCATCTCGTCGCCGAGCGGCTGGTGGATCGCAGCCATGAACTGCAGCGCCTGTCGGACAATCTTGCTGCGCGCCCGGCGATACCGCTTGGCCCGATTCTGGCCGAACCACTCAATGACGATCGCCGCGAACATCCCGACAATCCCGCCCAGCGCATCCGCCATCCGCGCGATGTCCGCATACTGCCGCGCTCGCGCGACTTTCACTGA
- a CDS encoding CoA transferase, which translates to MQTPRDMLAELWTDLGGDRTALDRVVLTGDEPALPSSFRTGAAAQVSIAAAGLAATEIWRARSGQAQSVSVDMRHAVVECRSERYLRCDGHPPPPAWDAIAGVYKTGDGRFVRLHTNFPHHRDAVCQVLSCAAERDAVQAALMQWKGAAFETAVYAAGGVVALMRSHDEWMALPQSQAIAELPLVEITKIGDAAPKPWPAGDRPLAGLRVLDLSRVIAGPVAGRTLAAHGAEVMLVSSPKLPAIPWLTIDTGRGKRSCFADLDTDEGRDALRGLLADADIFSQGYRPHSLAKRGFAPDDAARASPGIIYVSLCAYGRSGHWAQRRGFDSLVQCATGFNHAEGQAAGVADSQELAPKELPAQMLDHATGYLMAFGAMMAKLRQAREGGSWHVQVSLARTGKWLWDMGRLENGLNAPDIGGDAVASFVEDMPSGFGVLSAIRHAAVLGGTPAYWARPAMPLGAHPPVWGSAI; encoded by the coding sequence ATGCAGACGCCGCGCGACATGCTTGCCGAGCTGTGGACCGATCTGGGCGGTGATCGCACCGCGCTGGATCGCGTCGTGCTGACCGGCGACGAGCCCGCGCTGCCGTCGTCGTTCCGCACCGGTGCCGCTGCACAGGTGTCCATCGCAGCAGCGGGTCTCGCGGCTACCGAGATCTGGCGCGCCCGCAGCGGACAGGCGCAATCTGTCAGCGTCGATATGCGCCACGCCGTCGTCGAATGCCGCAGCGAGCGCTATCTGCGCTGCGATGGCCATCCGCCGCCGCCTGCATGGGATGCGATTGCCGGTGTCTACAAGACCGGCGACGGGCGCTTCGTTCGCCTGCACACCAATTTCCCGCATCATCGTGACGCCGTCTGCCAGGTGCTGTCCTGCGCAGCCGAGCGCGACGCCGTGCAGGCTGCGCTGATGCAGTGGAAGGGCGCGGCGTTCGAAACCGCGGTCTATGCAGCCGGCGGCGTTGTCGCGCTGATGCGCAGCCACGATGAATGGATGGCACTGCCGCAGTCGCAGGCGATCGCCGAACTGCCTCTGGTCGAGATCACCAAGATCGGCGACGCCGCGCCAAAACCGTGGCCTGCCGGCGATCGTCCGCTTGCCGGCTTGCGCGTGCTAGATCTGTCGCGCGTCATTGCAGGTCCCGTCGCTGGCCGCACGCTGGCGGCGCATGGCGCCGAGGTCATGCTGGTCTCCAGCCCGAAGCTGCCGGCGATCCCGTGGCTCACCATCGACACCGGCCGCGGCAAGCGCTCATGCTTTGCAGATCTTGACACTGATGAGGGCAGGGATGCGTTGCGCGGTCTGCTCGCAGACGCCGATATCTTTTCACAGGGCTATCGTCCGCACTCCCTCGCCAAGCGCGGCTTCGCGCCGGACGACGCTGCGCGTGCAAGTCCCGGCATCATCTATGTCTCGCTGTGCGCCTATGGTCGCAGCGGTCATTGGGCGCAGCGTCGCGGCTTCGATTCACTGGTCCAATGCGCTACAGGCTTCAATCATGCAGAAGGGCAGGCGGCCGGCGTCGCAGATTCGCAAGAATTGGCCCCAAAGGAATTGCCGGCACAGATGCTCGATCACGCCACCGGATATCTCATGGCCTTCGGCGCCATGATGGCAAAACTCCGTCAGGCGCGTGAGGGCGGCAGCTGGCACGTTCAGGTTTCGCTGGCCCGCACCGGCAAGTGGCTGTGGGATATGGGCCGCCTTGAAAACGGCTTGAATGCGCCGGATATCGGTGGTGACGCCGTAGCCTCATTTGTTGAGGATATGCCGTCGGGCTTTGGTGTCCTGTCGGCTATTCGTCATGCGGCCGTGTTAGGCGGCACTCCGGCATATTGGGCCCGCCCAGCGATGCCACTCGGGGCTCACCCACCGGTATGGGGGTCCGCTATATGA
- a CDS encoding efflux RND transporter periplasmic adaptor subunit yields MTATPQKHSDVSSQSRKNPQRYTPSATEWASLTIEPVTVKSFRSESVTEGKIAVDEEKSTPIFSPYAGRVTKLLAKPGDQVVKGQPLFVVEAADTVGAQNDFVAAVTALNKAKSQLDLAVIQDKRAKDLFEGKAVPLKDFQQAQATLLQTQNDFRTAETALEASRNRLRILGLTEDAITAFQEKGRINPETTVFSPLAGTVVQRKVGPGQFISAGASDPVFVIGDLSTVWLNAYVRETEAASVQVGQEMTFTALALPGRVMTGKIDYVATALDPATRRLQVRATLNNGNGLLKPEMFTTVTIYAPGEQPTVGVPKTALIYEGDQVRVWVANDDKTIELRTIKTGMTNAGLVEVFGNLRPGEKIVTRGSLFIDRVASAS; encoded by the coding sequence ATGACCGCGACGCCCCAGAAGCATTCCGACGTCTCCAGCCAGTCGCGCAAGAACCCGCAGCGCTACACGCCAAGCGCGACCGAATGGGCGAGCCTGACCATCGAGCCAGTGACGGTGAAGTCGTTCCGGTCGGAATCGGTCACCGAGGGCAAGATCGCCGTCGATGAAGAAAAATCCACGCCGATCTTCTCGCCCTATGCAGGCCGTGTCACCAAACTGCTCGCCAAGCCGGGCGATCAGGTCGTCAAGGGGCAGCCGCTCTTCGTGGTCGAGGCGGCCGACACTGTCGGCGCGCAGAATGATTTCGTCGCGGCCGTCACGGCGCTCAACAAGGCGAAATCGCAGCTCGATCTCGCCGTGATCCAGGACAAGCGCGCCAAGGATCTGTTCGAAGGCAAGGCCGTGCCGCTGAAGGATTTTCAGCAGGCGCAGGCGACCCTGTTGCAAACGCAGAACGATTTCCGCACCGCCGAGACCGCGCTCGAAGCCTCGCGCAATCGTCTGCGCATTCTCGGCCTCACGGAAGATGCGATCACCGCCTTCCAGGAGAAGGGCCGCATCAATCCGGAAACGACCGTGTTCTCGCCACTCGCCGGCACCGTGGTTCAGCGCAAGGTCGGTCCCGGCCAGTTCATCAGCGCCGGCGCCAGCGATCCCGTCTTCGTGATCGGCGATCTCTCCACCGTCTGGCTCAATGCCTATGTGCGCGAGACCGAAGCAGCCTCTGTGCAGGTCGGCCAGGAAATGACCTTCACCGCGCTGGCGCTGCCCGGCCGCGTCATGACCGGCAAGATCGACTATGTCGCCACCGCGCTCGATCCCGCGACGCGTCGCCTGCAGGTGCGCGCCACGCTGAATAACGGCAACGGCCTGCTGAAGCCGGAAATGTTCACCACGGTGACGATCTATGCACCGGGCGAACAGCCGACTGTCGGCGTGCCCAAGACCGCGCTCATCTATGAAGGCGATCAGGTCCGCGTCTGGGTCGCCAATGACGACAAGACCATCGAGCTGCGCACCATCAAGACCGGCATGACCAATGCGGGCCTGGTGGAAGTGTTCGGCAACCTCCGGCCGGGTGAGAAGATCGTCACCCGCGGAAGTCTGTTCATCGATCGCGTCGCTTCCGCTAGCTAA